The genomic interval catgttggcaaggatgtggaaaaaagggaatccTAGTACACtgatggtggaaatgtaaattggtgcaaggtataaaaaaacagaatggagtttcctcaaaaaattaaaaatagaattaccatatgatccataaatttcatttctaggtatttatccaagaaaagcaccaatttgaatagatatttgctTCCCTATGTTCACTACagaattatttacagtagccaggGTCTGAATACAGCTTACATATCggctgatgaataaataaagaacacgTGACATATATGAAGACAGAACattacacaatggaatactacccataaaactgaatgaaatctctccatttgtgacaacacatcTGCACCTGGAGGGTAtcaagctaagtgaaataaattagacagtaatagacaaatactgtgtgattttaCATATACGTTGACtctaacaaagcaaaacaaatcatcaaaataaaacagaaacagactcgtAGGCACATAAAACAAACTGTTGGCTACCAAAGAGGGAGTGGTTGAGGAGCCAGGTGAAATacgtgaagggaattaagaggtacaaacttttaggaacaaaataaataatcgtGTATTCTGGGAGAGAAGTTTGAAGAAACTATAGCTGATGGCAGAAAAACTCAGACTGTCTGCAACTTCACAGACGGCTCATTGGTTCAACATCAGGAATGGGATGGGAAGGAAAGCACAATAACAAGAAAGTTGGAAGATGGGAAATTGGTGGTGGAATGCGTCATGAACAATGTCACCTGTACGCGGATCTATGAAAAAGTAGAGTAAAACTTCCATCATCATTTTGGACAGGAATTAGCTGTGAGGATGAACAAGCTCAGTTCAATGAGCAAATCTCCATACtgcttttttttcattactgtgtTCAATTATTTTTACCACAAACATTTTACATGCAACTATTTCAAAGTGTTGATTTAATTAGGAACATTCCTTTGGTTagtaaataaatgtgtttgtgctaaaaaaaaaaaaaagtcattgggaTGTAAaggacagcatagggaatatagttaataatattgtaataatgttataTGGTGATAAATAGTAACTAGACTTATCACAGGGATCattccaaaatgtataaaaatataaaataaatataatgcacacctgaaagtaataaaatattatatgccaattatactgaacaaataattaaaacaatctaAAATAAGATgagacatttaattttaaaacaattaatggGCTCTAACAAATTTAAGGTAATTAATTATCAAATACCAGTCAGAGCCATTAGGGATATTACACTATATTTCACTGAATCTTATAAAATGACTTATATATACATCTTGTATAAATTGGACaagaaaatacatgcaaatatCAAGCTTTCAAATACCTAATATTTAATGATAGTTAGTATTAATTTTTCTAACCCATGAAACTGGAATGTGCTATTTATTTGggccttcaatttctttcaataatgtgTAAATTTgagtgtacaagtctttcacatctttcattaaatgtattcaataaaataccttatttttaagttgtatttactaaactgttttcttaatttcatttttaatatattctttccagtatatagagataaaattgatttttataaattgatcTTGAATCCCACTTGCTGAACTCACCTATAAGTTATAAAAGGATTCCCCTATGTTCAGAGAACATGCTTTGGAGGATTTCAATCGTTTTTAACTTATTGAGGCCTGTTTTCTGACTAGCATATACTCTATTTTGGAATACATCTGTGCTTGGGAAgattgtgtattctgctgctgttagGTGAAATGTTCTATAGATAAATTTAGTTGATTAGTTGTGTTGTTCAGGTATTCTGATTCCTTGTTGATTTCCGCCCAATTGTTCTAGGCATTTTTGAGAACAGTGTATTAAAATCTCCAActattattattgaattttcCCTTTGGCCAGTTTTTGTTAAGTATAAGATAGTTGGTTAATATTTAATTCTCAGCATTTTGAATAGGTCATTCTACGGCTTGCTGGCCTCTATTGTTTCTCATAATTCAgctattattttgttgaggttCTCTTTTATGTGATGAGAGGTTTTGCTTTTCCTGCATTCAAGATATTCTCTCTATCTGGCTTTCAACATTTCGACTATGATGTGTCCGGGTCAGAATTGCCTTGCACATAATTCTACTTAAAATGTATTATCAAGTTTGCTGATTCTTGCATCTGCCAGTTCAAATCCATACTTGAACCCCCCTAGGGAATTTTAAGTTTTGGTTTTTGTACTTTTCAatccagatttccttttttttataataaatttattttttattggtgttcaatttaccaacatacagaatagaacccagtgctcatcccgctaggtgcccccctcagtgcccatcacccattcacccccaccccctaccctcctccccttccaccacccctagttcgtttcccagagttaggagtctttatgttctgtctccctttctgatatttcccacacatttcttctcccttcccttatattccctttcactattatttattatgctgagtgaagtaagtcaatcagagaaagacaatccagattttctatttggttctttttaataattcaatttctttatttatattctccatttCATGAGGCATTGTCATCATGccttcctttaattctttaagcATTGTTTCCTTTATGTCATTAAGTATACTTAGGATAGCTGTCTTGAATTCTATGCCTCTGGTGCACCATCTAGACTCTTTCAAGAGCAGTTTTgattgtggggtgtgtgtgtgtgtgtgtgtgtgtgtgtgtgtgtgtgtgacgttTTCCTATTTCTTAGAATATCTCAAAATTTGTTTTGGCTGAAAAACAGACATTTTAGGTATTATAAAAATTCTGCATACTAATCCCAACCGGTGGTTATTGCTGTGTTTGACTTGTACATTTGTCTGTTCAGTGACTTGGCTGATTTCTGCACTCTGTCCCTGTAGTATGCAACCTTTGATGTTCCTGTTCAGGTTCTCTGGCTACCTAAGGGTTACTCCTACGTCAGGACAAGATATTTATTGGTCAAAAATCTGCTTTATTCCCTCCTGGCAGTAAGATTTTTACACTTTATCATTGGATATGTGTTATTGGCTTAGAGCTGCTTTCACAGGTCACAGAGTATTTCCTCCCACATTCATCCAGGGACTAGTAGCTTGGGAATTTCTTCTCCAATCACTCCTGAGAGGGTGCATTATAGGGCAGGCACAGTCTTAGAGACTGCTAAGGAggattgtgattttatttttaaggctgacTTCCATGGATTTGCCCCTGGGTCACAGTAGTTTTTTGTTCAGTTAGTGTTTGGCCAGAGGTTGTGTTTAAGCCTCTTGTGGCAGAAAAGCATCCACCCTGTAATAGTGGATCTGTGTGTGGCTTTGATAATACTTCCAAGTCCGGCTTTGATTACTCCTGAGTGTAATTCATGAGGTCAGCCTAATGCATATGCACAGACTTCCCAACCTCCAAAACTGACTATTTTCATAGGAGGGCTTTTTATTCTATCTCTTTACCTGACTCTATTAAACTTCTGGCTGTTCTGTTGTTCTGCATGGAGCTGTAAACTTCCGCTTAATAACTATCAGgtctccattttttccccagatgatgagaacttttaagacatATTTTCTTAGTAAGTtacaaatatgcaatacagtattattaactatagtaacCATACAGGATATCACAACCCCGTGACTTACTTTAGGACCCCTTTAGCCATGCCAGATATCCCCTAATCCTCGCCccacctctgacaaccaccaatctgtttccTATATCTAtacattgtatttgttttttaaattccacatgcagGGAAGCCCAgatggatcagtggtttagtgctgccttcagcccaggccatgatcctggagtcctgggatcgagtcccatgtcgggctcctgcatggagcctgcttttctccctctgcctgtgtctctgcctctctctctctctctctctctctctctctgtctcatgattaaataaataaaatcttaaaaaaaaaattccacatgtaagCGAGATCATGTGAtacctgtctttctctgactatttcacttagcataatgccctcaaggtccatccatgttgttgcaaatggcaagatttcttttcttttcttttttctttttttttaatggccaaacatacacagacacacagaaatcCCACATCTTTAGTCATTCATCGActgacacttagattgcttccatgtcCTGGCTACTATACTCCATTGTCCTTGACAGATTCCTTAGGCATGGAATTCTCTTCACTCTGTCCCCAAAACTGTCAATCCCGTTCAGTGGAGCTCCAGATCTCATCCTGTGaccttctttccccttttccagACTGCCACCCCCACCAAAATCACTTCACTGGTGCTAGGGATGGGGGCTTTACTTTTCACTGTAATCCTTGTTCTATGAGTGGGTACAGGGAACAGGGTGGTTGGCATACCATGGTTTTGGCCTAGCCTGCCTGGTTTAGTACTCCCACCCTATGAATAAGCTGGGGTAGGGAGATAAGACCTTCAATATACTTGGCCTGATGTACCTGCAATAGAGCTGCTGTGCTATGAGTGGGGGCTACGTAGAGGTAAAAAAAGACCTGGCCCTCCTGTCCATATGTGCCTGTAATGAAGCTTTTGCTACATTTCCTGTGTCGGACACTGGCAGCCTACCCCTCCTGGGTAAAATTATGGTCCTAGACtggaagatgaaaagagaaggAACTCCCATCTTCTTGACTGCACATGTCTGGAATACAACCTCCATAGCATGGATCTAAAAGGATGGGAAGGATGATGGTAAGAAAATGGGACAAGGGGAAAAAAGGTCACAGGATGAGGAGATCTGGAGCTCCACTGAACAGGATTGACATTTTTTGGAACAGAGTGAGGAGAATTCCATGCCTAAGGAATTTGTCAAGGACAATGGAGTACAGTGTCCAgcacatggaaacaacctaagtgtctatcaatcGATGAATGACTAAAGATGCGGGATTTGTGTATGTGCTTAAATGCCACGGCCTCTTGCTGTTCTTTCAGTGACTTAGATTTTCACGAatgaatatttcttcatttgcttaACACTGTTAGGACAATTTCCAGAGACTTTCAGTGACtggatttttaagaataattcctATCTCTTAAATTACTATTTTCCTGGGAAGAGGATCTGTCTAGTTCTTTCAGAAGTCCTCCCTTccctaagtgttttttttttttttaattgactgcatttttattattttacttgaatTGTGAAACTACCTTGACAATTAGTAGTAGATATATTTACTGTATGGAATAAGTTCCTAATTAGATTTTGCAAGTaaatagtttagtttttaaagaacacttgggctcacaaatagaaaaaaagcaagccATTTCTACTGGCAGTATTTCATATTGAATAATTTACATTAGTAACTAAAGCTACACACATAGTTCTTATCAGAACATGGCATCTGTCTCTTCAGACAATGAAAAGCACCTTTTGGATGAGGATAATATATTGTGCTGCATCACTGGGTTTCTCATCTTGGCACTTCTGTAAATCTAATTATGAGATATATGCAGCACTTGCTAACTCCCATTAATGGAAATGGATGCATCAGTGACCCCCATTTTACTGAGTCTAAATAAACTAATACTCTATCTCTAAAGCACACCCAAGCTATTTAAACCTTTCTCCTCTGGCTAAGCATAAGAACAGTAAATTATCATAAATCAAAGTTCACTGATGTATATATGACAATAGAAGCAAATTATTAATGtatgaatattttcattctttctctcccccccccccacatctcTTTCTGCTAAAGAAGGCTTGTAAAAGCATTTATGTCAGGGAGTTTTACATTTCAGAATCAAGAGAAATTGTTGGACTGGTGGGCAAAGGACCAGTGGCTAGGGGAGGGAACGGAGTTTtcaggggaattttgaaaaaactAATGAGGGACTGACTAGCTGTTTGAATTGGAGAAGAGGAATGATGAGAAAAGAGagtaaaaatataaactgatCCTATGGCTTAAAAATTTGTCATGGTTATATGagaattatatataaagaactttaatTGTTTTGAAATTGCTGTTTGGTCAACAGAgtgttatttatttgactttaattttattcttactcTGAATCATTTTAGTCATTGCTTTTaacatatttccaaatataaagatttttttcaaatataaagatttaatgcaaattgttattaataatgagtttaatttaagaaaatcatattaaGGGAAACACCTTACAGCCCCAGTATATTTCAGACTACATTGGCGGTGAGAACTGTTATGAGAAACAAAATCAGCATTGTCTTTTTAGCATCTTAAGTCAATCTTTGCTCCTTTACAGTCACAGTATTTTTGAGCAAAAGGGAGAAGGGAATGTACCCCACGTCAAGCAcactaaaaatactaaaaagtccctgtctatttttatatgtaaactaTATGGATGGTTGACTATTTAGACTTTACATTAAGTGTGCTTAATAAGTTTGCATTAAAATGCAagtaattatttacatattatagaGTATTCTGTGACTTTTATATATCATGCATAAAATTCTCACCATAGGGATTCTGGGTGGCAGGGGTGCATTGATTGTATAACATTTGGAAATGAAGCATCTAAATTAAGCTATTTCCCACAGCATCTAGATATTTCtcaattaacatttaaatgtaaatttttcatCTTAAGCTTGGCAACTTCTTTCTCTGTATATGGTGAGTATCGTGGAGGGTTTAGCTAGATCAAGACAACTGATGTTTTTGGTCAACACTAGAGCCCCTTCATCTGTTTCCACAGTATCTTTTGCATATCTGTTTCACTGCAGAATacttgtgtgcgtgtgtgtgtgtgtgtgtgtgtgtgtattgcgTGCATGTGTGTCTAGAACACAGCAACCACCCAGGATGTTAaaggaataaatgagtaaatgaataaatgaatacttgAATAATTCTAACTAGATTATGTACTATTTACCCGCAGGTCCAGAGTTAATATACAAATGCCTGCTACTTGTTAGAATGACCTTCATGCTTTCTGTTTCCTTCAGTCTTTCTGTGGGAGTATTCTAGAGTATAGCCATGGGTTTGGGAAGATCAGCTGGAAGAGGAGTAGGTGATGTCTTTTGTAGGGCACAGGTTCAACATTTAGTACAGAATAATAATATGGGGTTCAACCAGGGACACAGAAACCTCCAAAATAAGAGATAAGATCTATCCTGGGCTGAGAACCAGAAGAAGCAGCCAGATCATTATGAGAGGTCAGGACTACACACAAATGAAAGCCAAGAAGTGAaatcaagctttaaaaaaaaaaaaaaaaaaaaaaaaggaagaggcatTTAGAGTAACAGGGACTAGATCTAGTCCTAGAGTACAATTAAACTGAGGAACTAAGAGTTTAGTTACACAGACAAGCAAAGGGCTGAGTCAAGAACTTTTGTACACATATTTCATGTCTTAGAGAGACCATATTGTAGgatgaaagagaatttaaaaaggcCTTGAATTTGTGCTAGTAGCATTCAATCTTTTATGTTGAATTGTATGagcaaaatagtatttttataatgtttgaaAGCAGGAAATTTAGAATTGTGACCATTtaatataatctttataaaattctataaacCTGAAAAAACTAACCCAAACaacaaaataatctaattttaaaatattattatttataattgttttacaTTAAGAAAGTAGATTTCTTCTTACAACTTCACTATTTTGGctgtgaaataatttattaagtgCTACACACagacatattaaattttaaaaagtacatgtgCTTTAGTACAAAccttccatattattttttttcctttattagttTTCTTACATGTTTACCAAAGCAACAAAAAGGAAGCTTTAAGCCCCCTGTTTCTGAAGTGAAATTAGTTCACTTAAAACTTTGGCAGATATCCTCATGATTCTGTTTTAGAactaaaagcaataaatataatagaagcaaattaatcactttaaaagtaatcaatttaaaataattttatataagaaTTTACTTAATGACAAGTAACACCACAACTATAGCtctgtataattatatatttttctctaattattcAGTAACTGCCTGGCTTACTCTTAAATCAATGTCCATGTTCAATAGGTCAATAGAAATGTGTACAATTTGTTGCTCAAACTCAGATCACAATATAGGGAGAGTTAATCAGTGCAAGGAGTTGCCAGTTAATTAAGctctttttttctatgttcagtcttctagaaaacaaaacaaaactaaacaaaacacagGAAATGCATGATTCaaagggataaaaaagaaaaaataaaaccttggtGTATAGtactaaatatcaaaaataaatccacataataaagaatgacttaaaaaaaaaaaaggaagtctgagTAAATAAAGAAGCTTGATGACAAATCTTAATCTCTTTCTTGAATCCAAATGTGTCCAGAGATATCTAAAAATCATTCTGTGggagtttttgcttttataaaacaaatgagtTAACTGAGGCTGCAGTTTTATGACAATGTAAATGAAACTTGCTAGAAGTAAAAAAACAGGATATGATCTTAGATCACTGATTCCTTGGGTCTTTAAACTGTCTAGTGATTTAGTCTGAACTTCCATATCTCCTTACTCAAGTTCTAGAGCTGCcatctttaaaaactttcaaCCTAACTAATGATAATAAGACTAACTTTTCTAGGCTCAGTTTCCCTACATCAGAGGCCAAGGTTGTATTTCTTGTTGTGTGACAAGCTTAAGAAGGTTAATAAGAAAGATTTGAGGTCATCCAGGATTTCCTACACCCAGCCTCACAGATTTGGAGGACAGCCATGatgaaagcaaaggaagagataatggcactaaaaagaaatcaaggtaCTGCCTTGACTTCTCCATATGGAACACATGCTAGTCACACACTTCTTAGCCAACAACATGTTAACAGGGAGAGGAACAATTTCAATCATCCTTTGTTTGCAGAGCATGTTGAAAATCAGAGGTCCctaaacatataatatttgtccccGAAACCCATCCCTATGGCATGGGAATCTTTGGTACCAGTTTACAATAGGCCAAAGCTAGATTAGTGGCTTTAGCACAGCTACACAATGACAAGGTAGGCTCTCCACCTAGCCAGTTCCTCCTGTTCCTGAGTTAAGGAAACACCTGTTTGTCATTATTGGCTTTCCACCTGATTGCTACAGAATGTCAGGTAACTTCAAAGTACAGTCAAACCTCAAATATCAGGAGACCAACTAATCAGGGTCTtagcttttctaaaaatatttctctgctttatattttaaaagaataagacaaataaGTTCAAAAAAAGCGCACTTCAGCAACTTTGGTTTAAAAAGTAGCCCAATGCCTAATCATTCCTAGCCTTTACACAGTATATATCTGCAATCTTCTATAATGGGAGCTGATGCACAGAATAATTAACCTGAGACACTTCAAGAGAATCAGTTAACAAGGGGAGAGTCACTTTTAGCAGTGCAGTCTAATTATGAAAACAGGGACATTGAACATTACAGTCTAGAAAGATTTTCAATAATGCAAGTTGAAAcaaaagtgactttttttaagttaactgCGTTAACCAGAGAAATCAATTTGTCAGAGCATCCAATTCCTGTTAAGCAAGGTTTTCAATTAGTTTCTATGACATTTAATCCATAAATTTTATCTAAGCATAAGTAAAAATGATAGTCCCAAAGAGCTCTTAAAACATCATCTAGGAGCAATTATCTATCCTACCTTTGCAGGTACATGGGAGTCTGtccaaattttgaaaatctttggAGAAAGACGTTGCAAAATCCTCTATTAGGTTATTGCTTCTAATGAGAACTTCCACAGAAAGCATGgaaatgcttttcctttcctattttcaaaTTGTACcctttataaaaatgagaataaaaaattgACAGCTATGCTGTacaatatatactttaaataaagcCATATGTGgaaaagtatatatttcataaatatgccACACAGCTATCAAAATACACTTACAAGAGACTAAGATGGTTTTTCatatatcttgcttttttcaaaagatttatttatatagcattgtagataaaattaaagaatgaaaattcttggtcagaaaaatggaaataaaaatcttactgtTTTCTGAAAGTTCTGTATGTGTAatctttattcattaaaaagttttaatccTCATATTTTTATAGGATATTTTAGGCCTTTTAAGCAGCTATGAATTTTGAAAGCTACCCAAGTTACCAAACAAAGCTGCTAAATTTTCCTTAGAGCGATACGCTTACTACAGAACCTTTGTTAATGAAGATTTGTGGCTTTAAATGACATATCTCAGATAACATTTACATGGTAATTGACAAAACTATGTGAAATCATCTTATCCTTAATTTTAACAGCCATTATATGTTGTTGGTTAAATCAAGTAATGCATTACTTGCTAAGATGTTCTACCCCTCTCCCCCAAGATGGAAGGATaaacagaaatgttttaaaactaatCTATAAAGTGCATTTTTGTTTGATTGTCACATGAACCACACCTTTACATAGAACATTTGTGACATTTTCCAGCATATAATTTCAATTACAATGCTGTGACTACTGAAATTGGCATTTGAGAAGTTGCATGTAAATGTGAATAACTTTTGGAGcactcaaatatatttaaatattttactgcaAGAGAAAAATTTCCTTGGAATTGGTGTTTGATGAAGCTTAAGTGACTTTCTCAAATGTTACACCTCTTGTACCTGATTCCATATGCATttggtttctccttctccccaatCCTTCCCTAACTCTACTTTGCCCTCCCTAGGTACAGAAGTCAGAAACAATAGTGATCCTTCTGATCTAGGTATATGAAGAAGATAAGACAGCtgtaacagaggaaaaaaagttaaCTTAGGTAAACAGACCTGTATCAATTCTGAAATATCACATACATGGAATCAATTTTGGccaaaaacatgtatttttttttcaagtgaaacAAGAGTATTAATATTTGCTAATAAGCTATGGACAGATGTACACTCTTTTCTCTGgaaatacgttttttttttttctttctttttctttttcttttttttttttttagtttaaactAGTATTTCTCAAATGTACTACAGAAGTTTGGGaccaaataattctttgttgtcatgGTTGTTTTATAATATTGTAAGATGTTAGCTAGTATTCCTGGCATTGATTCACCACATGCCAATTTCATCTTCTCAaacatgacaaccaaaaatatttccagatatcGCCAAATATTCTCTATGTAGCAAAATCACCCAGTTGAGTATCACTGGTTTAAACAGCTATATTTAGAttcaaatgtattcatttttaaaaggtgaggGGAAGGAACTCAAATgcatgcctttttatttttatttttttaatgcattcctttttaaaagaagaaaggtaggaagacaaaagaaggagggaaaggggaaggaaatggagggaacatagagagaggagaggagagggaagacagagaggcagccccaaagagaaaaatcttaccACCAAGTATACTGTATATACTTTTTgtctactgtttttatttttatcag from Vulpes vulpes isolate BD-2025 unplaced genomic scaffold, VulVul3 Bu000000626, whole genome shotgun sequence carries:
- the LOC140596446 gene encoding putative fatty acid-binding protein 5-like protein 3, whose product is MHCILGRTVFTGAWGNRKASASGKQMATAVGEDHQEISRWTQQKKESCILGEKFEETIADGRKTQTVCNFTDGSLVQHQEWDGKESTITRKLEDGKLVVECVMNNVTCTRIYEKVE